From Nicotiana tabacum cultivar K326 chromosome 22, ASM71507v2, whole genome shotgun sequence, one genomic window encodes:
- the LOC107800491 gene encoding uncharacterized protein LOC107800491 isoform X1 produces MEERREFPAFPYEPYSIQLDFMNSLYHSLTKGGVAMLESPTGTGKTLSIICSALQWLLDRKQQQKTQWESPSNLSGKQEDYLGAEDEPDWMRNFVINKDTKSPEKKTKKKKQLGFDKRFDRKGKREVVRDLITNGGGKEEDTEIEKVNNLMAKHEVEGMDEEEFLVEEEFLVEEYESDDENGGQSKRKGGGVLVNSSSEEEKDEDSMEDEEEEARPKIYFCSRTHSQLSQFVKELRKTKFAAEVKVVCLGSRKNFCINQEVLKLGSSTQINERCLELQKSRKIENSKISKTKDIGAGGRARRSKSSSGCPMHRNHKRGKEFQSEVSQQGPMDIEDLVQIGRDLKTCPYYGSRSLVHTADLVVLPYQSLLSKSSRESLGLSLKDSVVIIDEAHNLADSLVSMYDSKITFVQLELVHSHLESYFVRFRNLLGPGNRRYIQIIMVLTRAFLQALGNENCQSNFDPVYNAEGSKSGFDSSMAINEFLFAHNIDNINLFKLLRYIEESNIIHKVCGYGHKLALSEEVSALKMDDQSSHDESALSGFRALVNVLLSLTNRDGDGRIIISKTRPKCSRQQGGYLKYVMLTGERIFSEILNQAHAVILAGGTLQPIEETKERLFPWSPPDQLHFFSCGHIIPSENILPIVVSQGPSRHSFDFSYSARSSSVTIQELGLLVSNLVNLVPEGMVIFFSSFDYEGQVYDTWKESGIIGRIMKRKRIFREPRKSTDVETVLKEYKETIDALSHNSSKQDTVSRNGAILLAIVGGKVSEGINFSDGMGRCIVMVGLPYPSPADIELMERIKHIEGFDTASGKNTKFQAPRSWYSGDAQAGLDILKSCKHRGKQYYENLCMKAVNQSIGRAIRHINDYAAILLVDTRYTFDSSERSSSHSTNKLPQWIKSRLVSATKNYGELHKLLHQFFKFHKGKEDKE; encoded by the exons ATGGAAGAGAGAAGAGAATTTCCGGCATTTCCCTACGAACCCTACTCTATTCAGCTAGATTTCATGAACTCCCTTTACCATTCCCTCACTAAAGGCGGTGTTGCCATGCTAGAAAGCCCCACTG GGACTGGTAAAACGCTCAGTATAATTTGTAGTGCCCTTCAATGGCTTCTTGATAGAAAGCAACAGCAGAAAACACAATGGGAGTCTCCTTCAAATTTAAGCGGGAAACAAGAAGATTATTTGGGGGCTGAAGATGAACCAGATTGGATGAGGAACTTTGTCATTAATAAAGATACCAAATCGCCCGAGaagaagacaaagaaaaagaagcaatTGGGATTCGACAAAAGATTTGATAGGAAGGGGAAAAGAGAAGTTGTCAGAGATTTAATTACTAACGGGGGAGGGAAGGAGGAAGATACTGAGATCGAAAAGGTAAACAATTTAATGGCAAAACATGAGGTTGAGGGAATGGATGAAGAGGAGTTTTTGGTTGAAGAGGAGTTTTTGGTTGAAGAGTATGAGAGTGACGATGAAAATGGAGGACAATCTAAAAGGAAGGGTGGTGGGGTTTTGGTTAATTCCTCGAGTGAGGAAGAAAAGGACGAAGATAGCATGGAAGATGAGGAGGAAGAGGCTAGACCTAAGATTTACTTTTGCAGCCGGACACATTCACAACTTTCACAATTTGTAAAGGAGTTAAGGAAGACTAAATTTGCAGCTGAAGTGAAGGTTGTATGCTTAGGGTCTAGGAAGAATTTCTGCATTAATCAAG AGGTGTTGAAGCTAGGCAGCTCCACTCAGATAAATGAGAGATGTTTGGAGCTTCAGAAAAGTAGGAAGATAGAAAATTctaaaatatctaaaaccaag GACATAGGAGCTGGTGGCAGAGCGAGGAGGTCCAAGAGTTCCTCAGGTTGCCCAATGCATAGAAATCACAAAAGAGGAAAAGAATTCCAAAGTGAGGTTTCTCAACAAGGGCCTATGGATATTGAGGATCTTGTTCAGATTGGACGTGACTTGAAAACTTGCCCTTACTATGGCTCAAGAAGCCTGGTACACACAGCAGATCTTGTGGTTCTTCCTTATCAATCTCTTCTTTCAAAATCATCACGTGAATCTCTTGGTTTAAGTTTAAAAGATAGTGTTGTTATCATAGATGAAGCTCATAATTTAGCTGATTCCCTCGTCAGCATGTACGACTCAAAAATTACATTTGTACAG TTGGAACTTGTGCATTCTCACTTGGAGAGTTACTTCGTACGGTTTCGCAATCTGTTAGGGCCAGGCAACCGAAGGTATATCCAAATAATCATGGTCCTTACTCGGGCTTTTCTACAAGCTTTGGGTAATGAGAATTGTCAAAGCAACTTTGACCCCGTTTATAATGCTGAGGGAAGTAAAAGTGGCTTTGATTCATCCATGGCCATAAACGAGTTCCTATTTGCCCACAATATTGACAACATAAACCTGTTTAAGCTCTTGCGATATATAGAAGAAAGCAATATAATTCACAAG GTATGTGGATATGGACATAAATTAGCTCTCTCAGAAGAAGTTTCAGCATTGAAAATGGACGACCAAAGCAGTCATGATGAAAGTGCATTATCTGGTTTCCGAGCATTAGTTAACGTATTACTGTCACTAACAAATAGAGATGGAGATggaagaataataatatcaaAGACAAGGCCAAAATGCTCCAGGCAACAAGGAGGGTATTTGAAATATGTCATGCTCACGGGAGAAAGGATATTTTCTGAG ATCTTGAATCAAGCTCATGCCGTCATATTGGCTGGTGGGACTTTGCAACCCATAGAGGAAACAAAAGAACGCCTGTTTCCTTGGTCGCCGCCGGATCAGTTGCATTTCTTTTCCTGTGGTCATATCATCCCATCTGAAAATATTCTACCAATTGTTGTTTCTCAGGGGCCTTCTCGCCACTCCTTTGATTTTAGTTACAGTGCCAGAAGCTCTTCAGTCACG ATACAAGAATTAGGGCTTTTGGTCTCTAATTTGGTAAATCTTGTTCCTGAAGGCATGGTTATTTTCTTCTCATCATTTGACTATGAAGGCCAGGTATATGATACATGGAAGGAGTCGGGCATCATTGGAAGAATTATGAAACGGAAGCGCATATTTAGAGAGCCTAGAAAAAGTACAGATGTGGAAACTGTTTTGAAGGAATACAAGGAAACAATTGATGCACTGTCCCATAACAGTTCTAAGCAGGACACTGTATCACGCAACGGTGCAATTCTCCTTGCTATTGTGGGTGGGAAAGTATCAGAAGGTATCAACTTTAGCGATGGGATGGGTCGATGCATAGTCATGGTTGGATTGCCCTATCCTAGTCCAGCCGACATCGAGTTGATGGAGAGGATCAAGCATATTGAAGGATTTGATACTGCTAGTGGTAAGAACACCAAATTCCAGGCTCCAAGGAGCTGGTATAGTGGAGATGCTCAAGCTGGACTTGACATCCTAAAAAGCTGCAAGCATAGAGGGAAGCAGTATTATGAGAATCTTTGCATGAAAGCTGTAAATCAATCAATTG GTAGAGCAATTCGGCATATTAATGACTATGCTGCTATCCTGTTAGTTGATACACGCTATACATTTGATTCTTCTGAAAGAAGCTCCTCCCACTCAACCAACAAGCTCCCGCAGTGGATTAAAAGCCGTCTTGTTTCTGCAACGAAGAATTACGGAGAACTCCACAAACTGCTGCATCAATTCTTCAAGTTCCACAAAGGCAAAGAGGACAAAGAGTAA
- the LOC107800491 gene encoding uncharacterized protein LOC107800491 isoform X2 translates to MEERREFPAFPYEPYSIQLDFMNSLYHSLTKGGVAMLESPTGTGKTLSIICSALQWLLDRKQQQKTQWESPSNLSGKQEDYLGAEDEPDWMRNFVINKDTKSPEKKTKKKKQLGFDKRFDRKGKREVVRDLITNGGGKEEDTEIEKVNNLMAKHEVEGMDEEEFLVEEEFLVEEYESDDENGGQSKRKGGGVLVNSSSEEEKDEDSMEDEEEEARPKIYFCSRTHSQLSQFVKELRKTKFAAEVKVVCLGSRKNFCINQEVLKLGSSTQINERCLELQKSRKIENSKISKTKDIGAGGRARRSKSSSGCPMHRNHKRGKEFQSEVSQQGPMDIEDLVQIGRDLKTCPYYGSRSLVHTADLVVLPYQSLLSKSSRESLGLSLKDSVVIIDEAHNLADSLVSMYDSKITFVQLELVHSHLESYFVRFRNLLGPGNRRYIQIIMVLTRAFLQALGNENCQSNFDPVYNAEGSKSGFDSSMAINEFLFAHNIDNINLFKLLRYIEESNIIHKVCGYGHKLALSEEVSALKMDDQSSHDESALSGFRALVNVLLSLTNRDGDGRIIISKTRPKCSRQQGGYLKYVMLTGERIFSEILNQAHAVILAGGTLQPIEETKERLFPWSPPDQLHFFSCGHIIPSENILPIVVSQGPSRHSFDFSYSARSSSVTIQELGLLVSNLVNLVPEGMVIFFSSFDYEGQVYDTWKESGIIGRIMKRKRIFREPRKSTDVETVLKEYKETIDALSHNSSKQDTVSRNGAILLAIVGGKVSEGINFSDGMGRCIVMVGLPYPSPADIELMERIKHIEGFDTASGKNTKFQAPRSWYSGDAQAGLDILKSCKHRGKQYYENLCMKAVNQSIVLFNRLL, encoded by the exons ATGGAAGAGAGAAGAGAATTTCCGGCATTTCCCTACGAACCCTACTCTATTCAGCTAGATTTCATGAACTCCCTTTACCATTCCCTCACTAAAGGCGGTGTTGCCATGCTAGAAAGCCCCACTG GGACTGGTAAAACGCTCAGTATAATTTGTAGTGCCCTTCAATGGCTTCTTGATAGAAAGCAACAGCAGAAAACACAATGGGAGTCTCCTTCAAATTTAAGCGGGAAACAAGAAGATTATTTGGGGGCTGAAGATGAACCAGATTGGATGAGGAACTTTGTCATTAATAAAGATACCAAATCGCCCGAGaagaagacaaagaaaaagaagcaatTGGGATTCGACAAAAGATTTGATAGGAAGGGGAAAAGAGAAGTTGTCAGAGATTTAATTACTAACGGGGGAGGGAAGGAGGAAGATACTGAGATCGAAAAGGTAAACAATTTAATGGCAAAACATGAGGTTGAGGGAATGGATGAAGAGGAGTTTTTGGTTGAAGAGGAGTTTTTGGTTGAAGAGTATGAGAGTGACGATGAAAATGGAGGACAATCTAAAAGGAAGGGTGGTGGGGTTTTGGTTAATTCCTCGAGTGAGGAAGAAAAGGACGAAGATAGCATGGAAGATGAGGAGGAAGAGGCTAGACCTAAGATTTACTTTTGCAGCCGGACACATTCACAACTTTCACAATTTGTAAAGGAGTTAAGGAAGACTAAATTTGCAGCTGAAGTGAAGGTTGTATGCTTAGGGTCTAGGAAGAATTTCTGCATTAATCAAG AGGTGTTGAAGCTAGGCAGCTCCACTCAGATAAATGAGAGATGTTTGGAGCTTCAGAAAAGTAGGAAGATAGAAAATTctaaaatatctaaaaccaag GACATAGGAGCTGGTGGCAGAGCGAGGAGGTCCAAGAGTTCCTCAGGTTGCCCAATGCATAGAAATCACAAAAGAGGAAAAGAATTCCAAAGTGAGGTTTCTCAACAAGGGCCTATGGATATTGAGGATCTTGTTCAGATTGGACGTGACTTGAAAACTTGCCCTTACTATGGCTCAAGAAGCCTGGTACACACAGCAGATCTTGTGGTTCTTCCTTATCAATCTCTTCTTTCAAAATCATCACGTGAATCTCTTGGTTTAAGTTTAAAAGATAGTGTTGTTATCATAGATGAAGCTCATAATTTAGCTGATTCCCTCGTCAGCATGTACGACTCAAAAATTACATTTGTACAG TTGGAACTTGTGCATTCTCACTTGGAGAGTTACTTCGTACGGTTTCGCAATCTGTTAGGGCCAGGCAACCGAAGGTATATCCAAATAATCATGGTCCTTACTCGGGCTTTTCTACAAGCTTTGGGTAATGAGAATTGTCAAAGCAACTTTGACCCCGTTTATAATGCTGAGGGAAGTAAAAGTGGCTTTGATTCATCCATGGCCATAAACGAGTTCCTATTTGCCCACAATATTGACAACATAAACCTGTTTAAGCTCTTGCGATATATAGAAGAAAGCAATATAATTCACAAG GTATGTGGATATGGACATAAATTAGCTCTCTCAGAAGAAGTTTCAGCATTGAAAATGGACGACCAAAGCAGTCATGATGAAAGTGCATTATCTGGTTTCCGAGCATTAGTTAACGTATTACTGTCACTAACAAATAGAGATGGAGATggaagaataataatatcaaAGACAAGGCCAAAATGCTCCAGGCAACAAGGAGGGTATTTGAAATATGTCATGCTCACGGGAGAAAGGATATTTTCTGAG ATCTTGAATCAAGCTCATGCCGTCATATTGGCTGGTGGGACTTTGCAACCCATAGAGGAAACAAAAGAACGCCTGTTTCCTTGGTCGCCGCCGGATCAGTTGCATTTCTTTTCCTGTGGTCATATCATCCCATCTGAAAATATTCTACCAATTGTTGTTTCTCAGGGGCCTTCTCGCCACTCCTTTGATTTTAGTTACAGTGCCAGAAGCTCTTCAGTCACG ATACAAGAATTAGGGCTTTTGGTCTCTAATTTGGTAAATCTTGTTCCTGAAGGCATGGTTATTTTCTTCTCATCATTTGACTATGAAGGCCAGGTATATGATACATGGAAGGAGTCGGGCATCATTGGAAGAATTATGAAACGGAAGCGCATATTTAGAGAGCCTAGAAAAAGTACAGATGTGGAAACTGTTTTGAAGGAATACAAGGAAACAATTGATGCACTGTCCCATAACAGTTCTAAGCAGGACACTGTATCACGCAACGGTGCAATTCTCCTTGCTATTGTGGGTGGGAAAGTATCAGAAGGTATCAACTTTAGCGATGGGATGGGTCGATGCATAGTCATGGTTGGATTGCCCTATCCTAGTCCAGCCGACATCGAGTTGATGGAGAGGATCAAGCATATTGAAGGATTTGATACTGCTAGTGGTAAGAACACCAAATTCCAGGCTCCAAGGAGCTGGTATAGTGGAGATGCTCAAGCTGGACTTGACATCCTAAAAAGCTGCAAGCATAGAGGGAAGCAGTATTATGAGAATCTTTGCATGAAAGCTGTAAATCAATCAATTG TGCTTTTTAATCGTCTGCTGTAG
- the LOC107800498 gene encoding uncharacterized protein LOC107800498: MGELYSKTVKPQMQLKKSFHKTKNLFLKTLHNLKSFLFKGQHKLPKVCHFNPFFSGSNRIPNSIIQELDDFYRDFSQQWEHGDQNEVLERNSICEESVENSMENQERMRKEEKRRATFNEEKIGDAFFKNTSKGQILAQKMKELDLMDEEDLNQMLDIQEVLHYYSHLNCPFYLDIVDSFFMDMYNEFSLPQPFININSSMRSLGPIEP, from the coding sequence ATGGGGGAGTTGTACAGCAAGACAGTAAAGCCACAAATGCAACTTAAGAAATCCTTCCATAAGACCAAGAACCTCTTCCTGAAAACTCTACATAATCTCAAGTCATTTCTCTTTAAAGGTCAACATAAGTTGCCTAAAGTTTGTCACTTCAATCCCTTCTTCTCTGGCAGCAATCGAATTCCAAACAGCATAATTCAAGAGTTGGATGATTTCTACAGAGACTTCTCTCAACAGTGGGAACATGGTGACCAAAATGAGGTTCTAGAGAGAAACAGCATTTGTGAAGAATCAGTAGAGAACAGTATGGAAAACCAAGAAAGAatgagaaaagaagagaagagaagagcaACATTCAATGAAGAAAAAATAGGAGATGCATTCTTTAAAAACACAAGTAAAGGTCAGATTTTAGCACAGAAGATGAAGGAATTAGatttgatggatgaggaagacttGAATCAAATGCTGGACATACAAGAAGTGCTACACTATTACTCTCACCTAAACTGTCCATTTTACCTTGATATTGTTGACAGTTTTTTCATGGACATGTATAATGAGTTCTCACTTCCACAGCCATTCATCAATATCAACAGTTCAATGCGAAGTCTTGGTCCTATTGAGCCCTAG
- the LOC107800497 gene encoding mitochondrial arginine transporter BAC2: MDFWPEFLASSWGKEFVAGGFGGIAGIVSGYPLDTVRVRQQNSTQKGSAFRILRHVAVTEGPLSLYRGMAAPLASVTFQNAMVFQIYAVLSRAFDRNVPASDPPSYKGVALGGFGTGAIQSLMLTPVELVKIRLQLQRRNSPDNKNQITSYKGPTDVARSIFKQEGWKGIYRGLTITVLRDAPAHGLYFWTYEYVREQLHPGCRKNGQESFRTMLIAGGLAGVASWISCYPVDVIKTRLQAQSQSTPSRYSGIVDCFRRSVKQEGYSVLWRGLGTAVARAFVVNGAIFTAYETALRFFFSNNNNNHANIETENTF, encoded by the exons ATGGATTTCTGGCCAGAGTTTCTAGCAAGCAGTTGGGGCAAAGAATTTGTGGCTGGTGGATTTGGAGGAATAGCTGGTATCGTATCTGGATATCCCCTTGACACTGTCAGAGTCCGTCAACAGAATTCTACACAAAAAGGTTCTGCTTTCAGAATCCTCCGCCATGTCGCCGTTACTGAAGGTCCCTTGTCTCTCTACAGAGGCATGGCTGCTCCTCTCGCTTCTGTCACCTTTCAg AATGCCATGGTATTTCAGATTTATGCAGTGCTATCGCGAGCATTTGACAGGAATGTTCCAGCCAGTGACCCACCCTCCTATAAAGGAGTAGCCTTAGGTGGATTTGGAACAGGAGCAATACAAAGCCTAATGCTCACTCCTGTCGAATTGGTGAAAATTCGACTTCAGTTGCAAAGGAGAAATAGCCCTGATAACAAAAATCAAATAACTAGTTATAAGGGTCCAACAGATGTTGCAAGAAGCATATTCAAACAAGAAGGTTGGAAAGGAATTTACCGCGGATTAACAATTACAGTACTCAGAGATGCACCAGCTCATGGCTTATACTTTTGGACGTACGAGTATGTGAGAGAGCAACTTCATCCAGGATGTCGTAAGAATGGTCAAGAGAGTTTTAGAACAATGCTTATAGCAGGTGGTCTAGCAGGTGTTGCTAGTTGGATAAGTTGCTATCCTGTTGATGTTATTAAAACCAGATTGCAAGCTCAGTCACAATCTACACCCTCAAGATATTCTGGCATTGTTGATTGCTTCAGGCGAAGTGTGAAACAAGAGGGGTACAGCGTGCTATGGCGAGGTTTGGGAACTGCTGTTGCCCGAGCATTTGTAGTGAATGGGGCTATATTCACTGCCTATGAAACTGCCTTGAGGTTCTTtttcagcaacaacaacaataatcacGCAAACATTGAGACTGAAAATACATTCTGA